The following proteins come from a genomic window of Chloroflexi bacterium ADurb.Bin180:
- the yicI_1 gene encoding Alpha-xylosidase — protein MTALEWCADGQWLRVEPWGQDSVRVRVAPGRPVQDDLPGALLPPAADAPPEAGAVQVNEGRCRLRNGRLTVELDRAQGGRLRFVDSAGGSELLAEAARELAPAGAGLWRIQSSFRTNDGERLYGLGQHQHGRLNQKGLTLELRQRNMHVSIPFLLSNRGYGLLWNNPALGRVELGDQATRWTADGAPQLDYWVTAGAPRDILARYADATGHAPPLPAWAAGLWQSRLRYARRGLPLAVLVIDALHWTVMGDWQFDPAAWPDPAAMVRELDAMGVRVMVSVWPTVNPHSVNLDALRQGGWLLRDRAGQPARSRFIDRQPAGPLDLYLLDATHPDARAFFWQRLHEGYYRHGIKLFWLDADEPEMDPLRPEHLRYAAGEGAAVANLYPERHARAVYEGLRAAGESEIITLNRSAWAGSQRWGAAVWSGDIEPTWEALRAQIPAGLNAGLSGIPWWTTDIGGFQGGAPESEEYRELLVRWFEFGVFCPLLRMHGYREPRRQWVGGPNELWSYGERAYAILREQLALRERLRPTILAAMQEAHETGLPPMRPLWVDFGADPLAWQVEDAYLFGADLLVAPVTEAGAASREVYLPAGCGWAEWYGGQMHAGGQWVRAAAPLERIPVFRRVGVSARP, from the coding sequence GGCTGGAGCAGTCCAGGTGAACGAGGGGCGCTGCCGCCTGCGCAACGGCCGCCTGACGGTAGAGCTGGACCGGGCGCAGGGCGGGCGGCTGCGCTTTGTGGACAGCGCTGGCGGCAGCGAGCTGCTGGCCGAGGCGGCCCGGGAGCTGGCGCCAGCGGGCGCCGGGCTGTGGCGGATCCAGTCGTCCTTCCGCACCAATGACGGCGAGCGCCTCTACGGCCTCGGCCAGCACCAGCACGGGCGCCTCAACCAGAAGGGCCTCACCCTGGAACTGCGCCAGCGCAATATGCACGTGAGCATTCCCTTCCTCCTGTCGAACCGCGGCTATGGCCTGCTGTGGAACAATCCGGCCCTGGGCCGGGTCGAGCTGGGCGACCAGGCCACCCGCTGGACGGCCGATGGCGCCCCGCAGCTCGACTACTGGGTGACCGCCGGTGCCCCGCGGGACATCCTGGCCCGCTATGCCGACGCTACGGGCCACGCCCCGCCCCTGCCAGCCTGGGCGGCCGGGCTGTGGCAGAGCCGGCTGCGCTATGCCCGCCGCGGCCTGCCCCTGGCGGTGCTCGTCATCGACGCCCTGCACTGGACGGTGATGGGCGACTGGCAGTTCGACCCCGCTGCCTGGCCCGATCCGGCGGCGATGGTGCGCGAGCTCGACGCAATGGGCGTGCGCGTGATGGTATCGGTCTGGCCCACGGTGAACCCGCACAGCGTCAACCTGGACGCCCTGCGCCAGGGCGGCTGGCTGCTGCGCGACCGGGCGGGCCAGCCGGCCCGCAGCCGCTTTATCGACCGGCAGCCCGCGGGCCCGCTGGACCTCTACCTGCTCGACGCCACGCACCCCGACGCGCGCGCCTTTTTCTGGCAGAGGCTGCACGAAGGCTACTACCGCCACGGCATCAAGCTCTTCTGGCTGGATGCCGACGAGCCAGAGATGGATCCCCTGCGCCCGGAGCACCTGCGCTACGCCGCCGGCGAGGGCGCGGCCGTGGCCAACCTCTACCCCGAACGCCACGCCCGGGCGGTGTACGAGGGATTGCGCGCCGCGGGCGAGAGCGAGATCATCACCCTCAACCGCTCCGCCTGGGCCGGGAGCCAGCGCTGGGGCGCGGCGGTCTGGTCGGGCGACATCGAGCCAACGTGGGAGGCCCTGCGCGCCCAGATCCCGGCCGGGCTGAACGCGGGGCTGTCGGGCATTCCCTGGTGGACCACGGACATTGGCGGCTTTCAGGGCGGCGCTCCAGAATCAGAAGAGTACCGCGAGCTGCTGGTGCGCTGGTTCGAGTTTGGCGTGTTCTGCCCGTTGCTGCGCATGCACGGCTATCGCGAGCCGCGGCGCCAGTGGGTCGGCGGGCCGAACGAGCTGTGGTCCTACGGCGAGCGGGCCTATGCCATCCTGCGCGAGCAGCTCGCGCTGCGCGAACGGCTGAGGCCGACGATTCTGGCGGCGATGCAAGAGGCGCACGAGACCGGACTGCCGCCGATGAGGCCGCTGTGGGTGGACTTTGGCGCGGATCCGTTGGCCTGGCAGGTGGAGGATGCGTACCTGTTTGGTGCGGACCTGCTGGTGGCGCCGGTGACCGAGGCGGGCGCGGCGAGCAGAGAGGTGTACCTGCCCGCGGGGTGCGGCTGGGCCGAATGGTACGGCGGGCAGATGCACGCGGGCGGGCAGTGGGTGCGGGCCGCTGCGCCGTTGGAGCGGATACCGGTGTTTCGGCGGGTGGGGGTGAGTGCCCGCCCGTAG